Within the Meiothermus sp. CFH 77666 genome, the region TCAGCATGAAGCCCTCACCGTCACCAGGACGATATGCAGCCAGCACAATCCCGGCACCCAGCATGTTCGGCGGGGGCGTGTGAACCTCGAAGTTTTCAATCGCAAGCGCGGCGGCGGCCTTTAGCAGGTCGGCGCGCGATATGTTAAGATCCGAATGCGGCATAGCAATTCCCCCCTACTCCCCGCCCGGCCCGGCGGGGGTTTGCCTTGCCAGCAGGCCCAAGCGCTCGAGTTCTACTCTGGGGATACGCACAACGCGCCCCAGCCGCACCACACGCAGTTCACCGCGAGAAATCATGTTGTACACATGGTTTTTATGTACTCCAAGCGTCTGAGCAAGCTCAGGGACGCTAAAAACCAGCTTTTCGTTAAGCATTGTTTTACGCTCCAACTTTCACGGGCATGAGCCCGGCCAGAAACCTAAAGCCGAGAACAGCAGGTTTCAGGCGTTAGGAGCGTTAACGAAAATCGTTTGTTTGTGAGGGGTTAGTGGTGGGGGGATGGGCGGCATCGGAGGCAGGTCAGCAGGGCGTAGATTCGGCTCGAGGTCATTCTCGGCCTCGGGAATGACCGCGAGCAGCACTGCCATCAGCAACTCCCAAAATGCGCGCAAAGCGCGTTTGGGGCCTAGCGCGTCCAGCATCTTTGCCCCTTTTTGTGCCAATTTGTTGCCCCGATCGGTGAAGACAACCCCAGGGATGCGGCGGGCGGCCTGTTGTAGGGCCTGGGCCAGCAGCCAAGCTCCCCTGAGAGCGTAAAAATTTTGGAGGGCGGCGTGAAGCCCGGCGGCGGCCTCGGCCACCATCTGCGCCATTTCACGCTTCGCCCTGTCCCGCATGGCCCAATACTACCACACGCAACCTCAAGAAAACAAGTCCAGCACGTTATTACCGCATGCGGTCACATCCTGATATTTTGACCCCATTTTTGACCCCAATTGACCCCAGTTTTGACCCCAAACCGGAAGTATTCCAGAGTGACGTGAAGTGATGAAAACCCCGTATTCATGGTACAGAGATTGATTTTATGTGATAGCTTGTGATGGGTTCTCAACTTCTACGGATCAGTAGGTCGTGGGTTCGA harbors:
- a CDS encoding helix-turn-helix domain-containing protein, whose translation is MLNEKLVFSVPELAQTLGVHKNHVYNMISRGELRVVRLGRVVRIPRVELERLGLLARQTPAGPGGE